The genome window ATCGCGGTTTATTGGTTCTTGGTTGGCATTTACATATGTAGATTGAACTTTAGTGCTCTGTAGTTAGGTGGTGGCTCACCGCTCACCTTAAGAGTTTAAACTTTGCCTAGTTGTATTGGCTCAAGGTAGTAATTCATTTGTTTGAAACTATATGGAAGTTAACAATAACATAAAATAGCACATAGAGCGATACCTGCTGACTGCTAGGTCTATGTATGTATTATCATGTCCAGTTCTATAGTTTTTGAAAACCTTGAAAGAATATGTCCCTGCAAATGTTTAATATTCcatgtttttttcattaatGTAAGTTGTTTTCCTATAGTAATGGTAGTGGCCTGTCAAATAGTTGTCCACAATCTTCTATTGCCATTATTTCAAATTTGgatttgttattattttgacACTGTTCACCCAATTGCACACAACTCTCAGAATTTGGCTTTGATAATATAGGACATTAATTTTTCAGCTTATGTGCCCGCAAAGAAAGTATTTATAAAAGCTTTCACCTTGAAATAATGAGTCCCGGATTGTTTATTTTGCATATATTTTATGCACTCATGTAAGCACACCATTTAGGACTAATGATACATGTATAACAGCTCTAGAGACTCTCCAGACTTCATGTTGGACAGAACTCCAAGATTCTATTGTGTTCTCTTGCTTGGCTTTTTCTATGGCATCAGTGATGCCAGGGAAGGATACTGATCCATAATCATCATGCTCTGAAGGCGCATAAATCTGAGACAAAAGACATTTgctttttagtatttagatgaatatatgatttaaaaCTGAGACTATTTGAAGATTGAGTTGTGAGTATTGAGTATCTGTTATGAACCCAAATTCAACAACAAACATTTGTTAGGTTTTGTTACAGGAAAGAGACACATACCAAGTGTTTATACCATTGTCGTCCAAGCAGTCCGTCTCTGTCCATAAATGCTCGTTCTGCCATCATCAGTCTGTCATTTAACTCTCTGACTTGCCTTGGTTTAGTTCCCCACATTGATGCCCATCCTTTGGATCTTTCAAGTGCCTGAAAATCAAGCCTTGTTTATTTTCATAAACGGCAAAGTAAGATCCTATTTCTTAGTGATATAAGCCGCACCTTTATTTCATTATCTATTTTGGTGGCTGCAATTTTTAAATCTTCAATAGACTTGAACAAGGGAGTGACGTCTATGTTCTTATCAATAAGCTCATTTGTAAGTTCGTCTGCATTTTTCTGTATTAGATTCAGAAATGAATGACAATGTGTGGCAGATACGTTAAGTGGTGTATGTCATGTACTTGAATATGCGGCTAATATAGGATGTAGGTATACCTGGAGCTCAAATGCATAGGACAAATAATTAAAAGGTAAAAATTCCTCATCTGCAAGTGAAAGAGCTACTAAGCCCCAAATGCTTGCCACTGTGCCAAAATAACGTTTTAAGCACAAATGTTAATTTACAAGTATGCTTATGCGTGTATAGGACTAGAGTTCTAATGGTGTAATTGTGCAGATATGCTTGATATGGAAGACACAAAAACCTGCTACATGTCTGCGAAACATCGGGTCACCAAAATCTCTCATCCAAATGAAGTCATCATACATTGAGTGGTAGACTGGGTAACCTGCACTGCAACTGATATAGTAAGTCATAAATTTAGCAACAATAATGATTCCTTTACTTGCAACAGTAAGTGGTTATAGAAATGCCAACTGAATCTTATTTTATGCAGAATGGTGTTTTCCTTGATAAAGTTCTGCAATATTAGCACACAAGTTTTGCACAACTAACTCTAGAAGGGGGATGCTAGAGGCAGGTCAGTTGTCTGTGGCAAGACATTTTAGAGTTCCGACGTTATGTTGCTAACCATTTCATCAGTTCATTTTAGCTTCAAACTCCCATTTATTTACAACTTTAACAATGCTTGTGAATCGTGACTGGGGTTGGGTAAATTAATTCCTATCTTAAATATCtacctataatttttatttaggccTCATTTTGCGGTAGAAGCCAGGaagttccaatttttttttgttagagCTATAAACTTGATCCTTTGTTCCTTGTTGCTAATTCTTACTGTCATAGATTCTGATGTTAAGTCTATTAGATATGAGGTGGATCTACCTTCACATTTCTATTGCATCCTAATATATGACCATTAACTATCaagtaaaaatcataaaaatcttCAAGTCACATATATGATGTATGCAGTTATTAACATTACAGATTAGGGTATGATCTGTAACCTTAGCAGATAAAAGTTCATAGAATGAAGTGTTGCTACCTTCACCAAAAGACATATCAGCTGCTGGAATACCTACATGCTGTAAAAACGGTGCATAGTCTGAACCTGCACCTCCTAACCTTCCGATCTTTGTAAAAACATTAGTTTAGTTGAACTTAGATTCGagttcaagatattaattaagaCGAGGCCTTATTCTGGATCTAGAGGAACAAACTATTATCTTCTGATCACATATTTGGGCTTCTTCCTTTCCTTTAAAAATGTCAAATACTTACCTTTGGATGATCACTAGTGCCAACCCACGAGTCAAAGATAGATTGTGATGAGTTTTCTGGATCTCGAACCTCAAAAAGacattttgaaattttagtTATAGTTTGTGAGTAAAAAATTGGAAACACTGACAATTTTTATGTTTCTAAAATCAACTCTAGCACAGGCATATAGTTTATTCAGCCGCCAAGCACTGCTTTGATTGCAATTACTTAAAAGTGGTGCTGTAGGCATATAGCATTTATAAGACTTTTCAGtataatatcaataatatttgtaattttttgtaTCGGTAAGCTTTAAAATGTTGCCATTGCTTGCAACTGCAATTTTTATTGGCAAATTTTTTGTTCTGGTTACAAACTTATTTAATACCTGTTTAGTAGCTTGCATCAATAATTGATCCAGCTGTGGAGTTGCTGCAGCTTGAAATCCTGCTCCACTAACTGCAACATCAACATTCAGGTAGGCTACAACCCTTGAGGTTAGCATTTCCCTGTTCTCTTCAACCCATTCTGTTGAACCTATCTGTACATTgctaataatttgaatttagtaAAAATTTTCATGTGCTGTCTACTGTCTTTGTGCATGTGTAGTGTGTGTTCCTTGAAATTGAGAGGTAGAGAAAGAGACCAGGCCATACTCCTCTGCATCCCAATTACAAAAGATGATTGTCCGTCTTGGTTTCCACCCCTTTTTCTGCAACTTGCTTAGCCTATCGGCAACCTAAGTAGCACATATAATCAAGTGAATGTAAGGGTTAGTACTTTCACTTGGAGACcttggtttgacttgtactattTTAAAGAGGATGCATGAATGCAAGGCGACCTCAAGCAAAGCTGCTGTGCCACTGTTGGGATCAGCAGCTCCAAAAGTCCATGCATCTCTATGATTACCCAGTATTACAAACCTGCAAATGGTTTCCACCTATAGTAGTTAAATTTCTACAAAACAAGTTTCAGTGTTTGATTGAAGTCTGTACAactcaaacaaataaaattaatctacTGTCAGGGAAACCAATACCGATCAGGTTCTTCCTCCCCTTCAATTATACCTATAACATTTTCTATTGTATTAATGCCTTGTTTTCCCTGCAAAATAAAAGAACAATTACAGTGCAACAGTTCACTCTCGGCTATTATATCCCCTGTCAATTTCATAGCCACAATACAGTTAGAATTATGGTCCGTCAGTCACTTACAGTGTAACTGAGATTTAAGATGCCCGGCCCTGGTCCAATGTTGTAAACTGGACCATCTTTGCATCCCTGCCAGTCATTGTCTGCCATTTCTCCACCAATGGACTTTATAATTGCCTCACCGTCTGCTGCTGATACAGGCAGTGAAGGTATCAATGGAATGTCTCCTCCCTTGTCCACCTCATCATCAGAGATTCTCTCACACCCTCCCGTGCTCGGCCACCCTGGTGTGGTTGGATCTCCACATCCCTTATACAGTGTTCCTACCTGGACTCCACTTGGTGGCATCCACTTATCATGAGGAAACCCTTTTCCATCACCTCCACCCCCATAGTCCTTTTTATCCGTGAATAACACAGCACCTATAGCACCAGCTTGGTATGCATTTGCCACAATGTCCCCTCTATATATTTGTCCCATCCTAGCCAATACAACAGTGCCCGACACATTCACCCCTCTTGttttcaaaatcataaaatctTCCACACGTCCATAATTAACATAGACAACTGGTCCGACCACAGTACCTGATCTAGCATATGCATAGAACGTAGGTAGGACTTCATCTGCCACGTCTATGTAGGGGTCACCCTCGTATGTCTCTTGTTGAAGTTCAAATTTAGTAGTTGTGCCCGAAGGTGGATGAGTCAGTGCTAGTGACCTCGAGACAGGATAAGTCAATGATACTCCATATGATCTAATATGTGATCGGATATCATAGGAAGATAGAGTAGACAGAACATAGCGTGCGACCTCAGCATTAGCTTCAGTGCCTGCAACATGGGGTCTGCGAGTTGGTGAATAGAGGTGTTGCGAGACTGAAACATTGTCTGAAAAGGTACTTGAAATATATAGTAAAGTGATTGGATTTTTCTACCTTTGATTCTCTATCATGGTTGGCATTTTTGGACTGCATAGCATCAGAAGTAGATATACTCAAATTATTGAGGAAGAAATGTGTAATCAATGTGTGATATCATTCTGATTATACAATCTAGATTATCTCTTAATTAAGGTAATTAGCATGCGCATTATGAGCATTATAAGGCAGAGATATTTGTAGAATAGTTAAAGCTGATAAAAGCCACATTCTTGAATATTTTTTCTGGCATGAAGAAGCTAAATGCCAAAAGGAGTGGGGGCAATGAAATTAAGTTTTGTTTGTTGAGAGTTGCTTTTCAAAGTCACATTTCACAAGGGGTTTAAGTCATACTAATAATAGGACCAGTATATGTCACTTGTCCATTTCCTGGTGTAAAGTTAAAAGCTAATTTCATATATCTGAGTTTCAGTTTGTTTAACAGAAATCTATCCATGTTGGTTTCACATTAGGGTGTTGTTCTTGGCCATTGATGCCAAGCTGTGTATCTGTATTAGTACCTATAGAGGATTCCATTAATAAATTTCCAGGAGCAATAAAACATGCACCAGTGGATTAATTAGATGGGAGATGGTGTCTGGCAATCGTATTCTGACAACAAACTTTATGCGCTTTTTTATAGCGGAATTATGAAAATCTGGAATGTGTGTTTAAAGCGCTGATAGACAACATGGTGTCCTGTTCACATAAAAAATCATGGTGTCTTTCGGTAATTGTTAGGAACCCGGTTCATGAAGAGTTTTTTAAGTGAAAACCTGAAATCTTGTGGCCTTTAGGAGTACCTGCATCTCTCCTGCGTTAGAGTGTTTCTACggaattaatatatttactactgtataaattttgtttgagCTCTATAAAAGAACAATTTGACGATCCACAACTAAAGATCAACTTTAACTTGAGTTGGTTTGTTGAGCTCGAGGTTGACTCGGTTGACAACGAATCGGCTGAAAACCAAATGATAGGTCCGTGAATATCTTGAGATCGGATCGAATTGGGTTCAGCTTAAGATAGTGAGTAATAAGTGATAAGTGATAACTGATaactcatactccctccgtcccagtgaattgtatacagtttcctttttgggaagtcccgtatacattccaaaagtagtaaacttttataatataaaatatcattacaccaactactttcctccactatctatattctataataatataaatactattacacccactactttcctccactatctcaaatctattattaaatattaatggatCCCACcattatacccacttttcatctaactttactcatttcctACACAATttattggtctccgtgtcccagccatttgtatacaaatgactgggacggagggagtaactgatAACTATCATTATTACATGAGTTTGTTGCATGATGGAGtattatttttgtgaaataaCTTAAGGCTTAAAGTGTGAGTTTTgtgcagtgttgtaaaaagcgggaatcggacttaatcggtgaagttacggaacaaggattaatcggagattaattgaacTAAtcgaggattaatcggattgatcagtgattaatcggagatttaatcagttcggcgagctacggaacaaggattaatcggtgattaatcgtgattaatcaccgacttttagaacagaggttTTGTGTGTAAAATATAATCACTTGTATCGCAATCATTTCACTAGATAGGTTAGGTAGTCTCAAATTCTCAGTGGGCTTTGtttccattttttatttttttcaaataaggCTGAAATTCAAACCGAGTTCGGGTTTGAAAATTAAATCCAGATATTCAAAAGAACAAAATTTAAGAGGTTGCAACTTGaacttattattttaaaaactaaacctttttatttacttttagtTATAGTTATCtttgtttgatttaatttgttattaattatgtt of Daucus carota subsp. sativus chromosome 3, DH1 v3.0, whole genome shotgun sequence contains these proteins:
- the LOC108213006 gene encoding probable glutamate carboxypeptidase LAMP1; this translates as MLCSPKMPTMIENQRPHVAGTEANAEVARYVLSTLSSYDIRSHIRSYGVSLTYPVSRSLALTHPPSGTTTKFELQQETYEGDPYIDVADEVLPTFYAYARSGTVVGPVVYVNYGRVEDFMILKTRGVNVSGTVVLARMGQIYRGDIVANAYQAGAIGAVLFTDKKDYGGGGDGKGFPHDKWMPPSGVQVGTLYKGCGDPTTPGWPSTGGCERISDDEVDKGGDIPLIPSLPVSAADGEAIIKSIGGEMADNDWQGCKDGPVYNIGPGPGILNLSYTGKQGINTIENVIGIIEGEEEPDRFVILGNHRDAWTFGAADPNSGTAALLEVADRLSKLQKKGWKPRRTIIFCNWDAEEYGLIGSTEWVEENREMLTSRVVAYLNVDVAVSGAGFQAAATPQLDQLLMQATKQVRDPENSSQSIFDSWVGTSDHPKIGRLGGAGSDYAPFLQHVGIPAADMSFGEGYPVYHSMYDDFIWMRDFGDPMFRRHVAVASIWGLVALSLADEEFLPFNYLSYAFELQKNADELTNELIDKNIDVTPLFKSIEDLKIAATKIDNEIKALERSKGWASMWGTKPRQVRELNDRLMMAERAFMDRDGLLGRQWYKHLIYAPSEHDDYGSVSFPGITDAIEKAKQENTIESWSSVQHEVWRVSRAVIHVSLVLNGVLT